In Clostridia bacterium, the following proteins share a genomic window:
- a CDS encoding helix-turn-helix domain-containing protein, with the protein MEKLFTPAEVAAILKVSRKTVHNWIHKGRLKAVKIGHFWRVCESELNRLLGKAETPDTGR; encoded by the coding sequence ATGGAAAAGCTCTTTACTCCAGCAGAAGTTGCCGCCATCTTAAAGGTTAGTCGAAAGACCGTTCATAATTGGATACACAAAGGCCGCCTAAAGGCTGTCAAGATAGGCCACTTCTGGCGTGTCTGCGAATCCGAATTAAACCGCCTCCTGGGAAAGGCAGAAACGCCTGATACTGGCAGATAG